Proteins from a genomic interval of Salmo salar chromosome ssa14, Ssal_v3.1, whole genome shotgun sequence:
- the LOC106570310 gene encoding replication protein A 14 kDa subunit translates to MVFPALQLACLIFNRSCKLCTVKSFEMAVFETQKSRINSDMLSRYISRPICFVGRVEKVNPTGKSFSLSDGEGKSASVELNEPLDEELSGVVEVLGMVSNKGTIMASAYNILREDKGIPFDLELYNEVLKVIHDFPQHYPFEIATSG, encoded by the exons ATGGTATTTCCCGCCCTACAACTTGCTTGTCTGATATTCAATCGTAGCTGCAAGTTGTGCACCGTAAAATCTTTCGAAATGGCAGTTTTCGAGACACAAAAATCCAGGATAAACTCTGATATGCTGTCTCGATATATCAGCAGGCCGATTTGCTTCGTTGGACGCGTTGAGAAG GTCAACCCAACAGGAAAATCATTCAGTCTTTCGGACGGAGAAGGGAAGTCTGCATCAGTGGAACTCAACGAGCCT CTTGATGAGGAGCTGAGCGGGGTGGTGGAGGTGCTTGGTATGGTGTCCAACAAAGGGACAATAATGGCCTCTGCATACAACATACTCAGAGAAGACAAAGGCATTCCTTTCG ACCTGGAGCTGTACAATGAAGTCCTGAAAGTCATCCACGATTTCCCCCAGCACTATCCATTTGAAATAGCCACCAGTGGATGA